A DNA window from Calliphora vicina chromosome 1, idCalVici1.1, whole genome shotgun sequence contains the following coding sequences:
- the yellow-d gene encoding protein yellow, translated as MHFLYLSLGALMVLSAFTHGMQKKKPSYSFQPVPRQNNAEIPYQWNVLDYNFPNNLARQEAEASGNLIPSNAIPIDVQPHYYNKNRLRTFVTIPKFQDGIPYTLATVSDKKGPNGPILEPYPNYESHNNKNGKNCDAITSAFRVAITECNQMWVIDAGMVGAEAQCAPQLLLFDLNTDQLIHRYRFNSSLYVSGASLFVTPIVDVKDPPPRGSCRRAMVYVADVNYHGLVVYDYMQNNAWRIENLFMYPDPNYGSHSVAGESFILMDGIIGMAADKQNLYFHPMASITEYAVPLRVIDNGTLFEHDMEAMHETFRPLGKRSSECAASAMDGNNNMYCVTFNPIELIMWNVNTPYDSKNIKKLPISSEELQFVSGMKVVRNHQGNEELWMLSNRFQKMAAGTQNFNEVNFRIVVRPLVVVTPVTPNQDLHNKLVFKS; from the exons atgcattttttatatctttCCCTGGGCGCCTTAATGGTTTTAAGTGCCTTCACACATGGCATGCAAAAGAAAAAACCTTCATATAGTTTCCAACCCGTGCCAAGACAGAATAATGCAGAAATACCATATCAATGGAATGTTTTGGATTATAATTTTCCCAACAATCTGGCCAGACAAGAAGCTGAGGCTAGTGGTAATCTAATACCAAGTAATGCTATACCCATAGATGTACAACCTCATTATTATA ataaaaatcgTTTAAGAACATTTGTGACTATACCAAAATTCCAAGATGGCATACCTTATACATTGGCCACGGTTTCGGATAAAAAGGGACCTAATGGTCCCATATTGGAGCCTTATCCTAATTATGAAtcgcataataataaaaatggtaaaaattgtGATGCGATAACGTCAGCTTTTCGTGTGGCG ATCACCGAATGCAATCAAATGTGGGTAATTGATGCCGGTATGGTTGGTGCAGAAGCTCAATGTGCTCCTCAATTGCTGTTGTTCGATTTGAATACCGATCAACTTATACATCGTTATCGCTTCAACTCCTCTCTGTATGTATCGGGGGCCTCTCTGTTTGTCACCCCCATAGTGGATGTTAAAGATCCTCCCCCAAGAGGCAGCTGTAGACGAGCCATGGTCTATGTAGCCGATGTGAATTATCATGGTTTGGTAGTCTATGATTACATGCAAAATAATGCCTGGCGTATTGAGAATTTGTTCATGTATCCTGATCCAAATTACGGTTCCCACTCTGTGGCCGGTGAAAGTTTCATTCTAATGGATGGTATTATTGGCATGGCAgcagataaacaaaatttatatttccatcCCATGGCCAGCATAACAGAGTATGCTGTGCCCCTAAGGGTAATCGATAATGGAACCCTATTTGAGCATGATATGGAGGCTATGCACGAGACATTTAGACCTCTGGGTAAACGCAGCAGTGAGTGTGCTGCATCCGCTATGGATGGCAATAACAATATGTATTGTGTCACCTTTAATCCCATCGAATTGATAATGTGGAATGTCAATACACCCTATGACAGCAAGAATATCAAAAAGTTACCCATTAGTTCGGAGGAATTGCAGTTTGTTAGTGGCATGAAGGTGGTGAGAAATCATCAGGGCAATGAAGAGTTATGGATGCTGTCAAATAGATTCCAA aaaatggCTGCTGGTactcaaaatttcaatgaaGTCAATTTCCGCATTGTGGTACGTCCTTTAGTGGTTGTTACACCCGTGACACCTAATCAGGATTTACACAATAAATTGGTTTTCAAAAGTTGA
- the yellow-e gene encoding major royal jelly protein 1 gives MMKQHLAAKSSSSFSSLLPCLKINHNKRKHYKCGENIMFTFALIILTTLLNLCCGVQYQPPHNNHRLLEAHRPSSLQLAKQWKLFTFNFLSHAPINDMNFFNPSNILATGLVVTEDRFIIATPKLFSGVPSTLNWVSRSAYEDSPVLQAYPDWSFATTGRTDFNCSDLVLVSVYRLRLDSCNRLWVLDAGISRSLEDYEKTCPPKILVFDLKTNQVVRRIDFPAGVLRGESLFTNLIIDETTSKAGTCDDVFVYISDTVEPGIVVYDSIRDTTWRVTHPAMYPDPDFAQADILNDRFVLMDGIVGITFDAKKGLVYFQPFATDRIFSVTREVLRAGPIAINQVLPVKLVGKKSSQGIGIAVTTDGTLIFSPSTETAVATWNPNTNEQNILAQDKEHLQFISDITLSPHDPGYVYVISSKFHRFFLKNLNVEEVNNRLIRIPLPGYTPHLPAIQPSPYALKPYAIQGNLNSYYQLTNSLQPKTTNSAPYFSRPAVTSSHPYNFENTGIINYSSKNPFTALNQGESFPPRKEQRNQDQYSFLESLAAITSSAPSDPSSILNIHPNSGNPPGFYYSRSARNANNKETENVSEQ, from the exons TAATCTTGACTACACTTTTGAACTTGTGTTGTGGCGTGCAATATCAGCCGCCACACAACAATCATCGTTTGCTGGAAGCACATCGACCATCATCATTGCAATTGGCCAAACAATGGAAACTGTTTACGTTCAACTTCCTGTCGCATGCCCCCATAAATGACATGAATTTCTTTAATCCATCAAATATCTTGGCAACTGGCCTTGTTGTGACCGAGGATCGTTTTATTATTGCAACGCCAAAGTTGTTTTCTGGTGTACCGTCAACATTGAACTGGGTTTCAAGATCAGCCTATGAAGATTCACCAGTTTTACAG GCCTATCCCGATTGGTCTTTCGCCACCACCGGACGTACCGATTTCAATTGCAGCGATTTGGTTTTGGTCTCAGTCTATCGCCTACGTTTAGATTCCTGTAATCGTTTATGGGTTTTGGATGCTGGCATCTCACGTTCCCTCGAAGATTACGAAAAAACTTGTCCGCCCAAGATTTTAGTCTTCGATCTGAAAACGAATCAAGTGGTTAGACGCATAGATTTTCCAGCGGGCGTGCTTAGGGGAGAATCTTTGTTCACCAATTTGATTATAGATGAGACAACATCTAAAGCGGGTACTTGTGATGATGTGTTTGTCTACATTTCGGATACAGTGGAACCCG GTATTGTGGTGTATGACAGCATAAGAGATACAACTTGGAGAGTTACACACCCGGCCATGTACCCTGATCCCGATTTTGCTCAAGCTGATATTCTCAATGATCGTTTTGTGTTGATGGATGGTATTGTTGGTATAACATTCGACGCTAAAAAGGGCTTAGTTTATTTCCAACCTTTTGCCACTGACAG AATTTTCTCAGTCACTCGAGAAGTCTTAAGAGCTGGCCCCATAGCCATTAATCAAGTATTGCCCGTAAAGTTGGTGGGCAAAAAATCGTCACAAGGTATTGGTATTGCTGTAACGACAGATGGTACATTAATATTCAGTCCTTCAACTGAAACTGCAGTAGCTACATGGAATCCCAACACAAACGAACAAAACATTTTGGCTCAAGATAAAGAGCATTTACAATTCATCTCCGACATCACTCTATCGCCCCACGATCCCGGCTATGTTTATGTAATATCGTCCAAATTCCATAGattctttttgaaaaatctcAATGTTGAGGAAGTGAATAATCGTCTTATAAGAATCCCACTACCCGGTTACACACCACACCTGCCAGCCATACAACCTTCACCATACGCCCTTAAACCTTATGCCATTCAAGGAAATCTTAATTCCTACTACCAGCTAACCAACTCTCTACAACCGAAAACTACAAATAGTGCTCCCTACTTCAGTAGACCGGCTGTAACCAGCAGTCATCCCTATAACTTTGAAAATACTGGTATCATAAATTATTCTTCTAAGAATCCGTTTACCGCTCTGAACCAGGGCGAATCGTTCCCTCCCCGCAAAGAACAACGCAATCAAGATCAATATTCGTTTTTGGAAAGTTTAGCAGCAATAACATCTTCAGCACCATCGGATCCTTCCTCAATATTAAATATTCATCCAAATAGTGGCAATCCTCCAGGTTTTTATTATTCCCGTTCAGCGCGCAATGCTAATAATAAAGAGACAGAAAATGTAAGTGAACAATAA